Proteins from one Methanobacteriaceae archaeon genomic window:
- a CDS encoding MmgE/PrpD family protein encodes MFSKDHEKPRYSQSITRDLADFIVSTEYHDLPESVVEQSKLCFLDFLSVTLAGSRTKSARIIRKIISGDIESGGLTTSENFMNDKSTIIGWGKSNPMDAALANGVSAHSLDLDDGHRLAHLHPGACVIPAALALSEVYGKSGKDFITSLVVGYQVAIHLGMTLNPQHRNKGFHSTGTCGTLGAAAAASKIMELNLKEVLNALGIAGTQAAGLLESDHAGSMAKHLHAGKAAQTGLLSALLASEGFTGACTILEGREGLFKAMSSMENLEKNVHWKNQDKYEIMGVYFKKYPVCRHLHSSLDAVINLMSKNKLNPTDIQNITVETYEIAASHANYQPETVEGIRQSLPVSIAIAIQEGKLTVENISTILDSSGTHLDVIINELAGKVKIKLDEKENNLYPLKRPSKVTIKCEGNVYTERVELAKGEPENPFSENELLEKFKDLNPHVKTGCLQILKDLECEKLVDVMQVLNNGLKIREK; translated from the coding sequence ATGTTCTCTAAAGACCATGAAAAACCCAGATATTCACAAAGCATTACAAGAGATTTAGCTGACTTCATTGTATCTACAGAGTATCATGACCTTCCAGAAAGCGTTGTTGAACAATCAAAACTCTGTTTTTTGGATTTTTTATCAGTTACTCTTGCAGGATCTCGAACTAAAAGTGCGAGAATTATTAGGAAGATAATTAGTGGAGATATTGAATCTGGAGGGTTAACAACAAGTGAAAATTTTATGAATGATAAATCTACGATCATAGGCTGGGGAAAATCTAATCCAATGGATGCAGCTTTAGCTAATGGAGTTTCAGCCCACTCTCTGGATTTGGATGATGGGCATCGATTGGCTCATCTACATCCTGGTGCCTGCGTAATCCCTGCAGCACTGGCTTTATCAGAAGTTTATGGGAAATCCGGGAAAGACTTTATAACTTCCTTAGTGGTGGGTTACCAGGTTGCAATACATCTGGGCATGACTTTGAATCCTCAACACCGCAATAAAGGTTTTCACAGCACAGGAACCTGCGGAACCCTTGGAGCAGCTGCCGCAGCATCGAAGATAATGGAATTAAATTTGAAAGAGGTTTTAAATGCCCTGGGGATTGCTGGAACTCAGGCTGCTGGATTATTAGAATCTGATCATGCTGGTAGCATGGCCAAGCATCTTCACGCAGGTAAAGCTGCTCAAACAGGATTATTATCAGCATTACTTGCCAGTGAAGGTTTCACCGGAGCTTGCACAATTTTAGAGGGACGTGAAGGTCTCTTTAAAGCTATGAGTAGTATGGAAAACCTAGAAAAAAATGTGCACTGGAAAAATCAGGATAAATATGAAATAATGGGTGTTTATTTCAAAAAATATCCAGTTTGCAGACATTTACATTCTTCATTAGACGCTGTTATAAATTTAATGAGTAAGAATAAGCTTAATCCCACGGATATTCAGAATATAACCGTTGAAACTTATGAAATTGCCGCTTCCCATGCTAACTATCAACCGGAAACAGTGGAAGGAATCAGACAAAGTCTGCCTGTGAGTATTGCAATAGCCATTCAAGAAGGAAAACTGACTGTTGAAAATATTTCAACCATTTTAGATAGTTCAGGGACTCATCTGGACGTTATAATAAATGAACTTGCTGGTAAAGTAAAGATAAAATTAGATGAAAAAGAGAACAATCTTTATCCACTTAAAAGACCATCTAAAGTTACCATTAAATGTGAAGGTAATGTTTACACGGAACGAGTTGAACTGGCTAAGGGAGAACCTGAAAACCCCTTCAGCGAAAATGAACTGTTGGAAAAATTCAAAGACTTGAATCCCCATGTTAAAACTGGTTGTTTGCAGATTCTAAAAGATTTAGAATGTGAAAAATTAGTAGATGTAATGCAAGTTCTTAATAATGGTTTAAAAATCAGAGAAAAATAG
- a CDS encoding peptidase, with translation MDTVDYLNKLGIIKPDDKLPDSAKRFQDGAQYRFEVPGIQKPAALHGLLDALDKYGIMVHRVTQTKGIMLLTDQEILEMAEMAKDAQIELFLSVGPRATYDTSASAKTKEGARIGYRLRGYDNLNYAVEDVKRAVDLGVRGIVVYDEGLLWVLGKMREEDELPADVHFKVSAHCGHGNPASARLLESIGADSFNPVRDLQINMLASIRKAISISLDIHTENPKSSGGFIRHYEVPEIIRKACPVYLKTGGAVAAHHGYDTTRKEAAERARQVLLVQNMINRYYPEAVMSKQGVEDLAIPQ, from the coding sequence ATGGACACCGTGGATTATTTAAATAAGTTAGGAATCATAAAACCCGATGATAAATTGCCAGATTCAGCCAAAAGGTTTCAAGACGGTGCTCAGTATCGTTTTGAAGTTCCAGGTATTCAGAAACCTGCAGCTCTTCATGGTCTTCTGGATGCTCTGGATAAATATGGAATAATGGTGCACCGGGTAACCCAGACCAAGGGTATTATGCTCCTCACAGACCAGGAGATACTTGAAATGGCAGAAATGGCTAAAGATGCCCAAATTGAGCTCTTTTTAAGTGTGGGTCCGCGAGCTACTTATGACACCAGTGCTTCTGCAAAAACCAAAGAAGGTGCTCGGATAGGATATCGCTTAAGAGGTTATGATAACCTTAACTATGCTGTTGAAGATGTTAAACGTGCGGTGGATCTTGGTGTGCGAGGAATTGTGGTATACGATGAAGGTTTATTATGGGTACTGGGTAAGATGCGTGAAGAGGATGAGTTACCTGCTGATGTGCACTTTAAGGTTTCAGCTCACTGTGGTCATGGCAACCCTGCATCAGCACGACTTTTGGAGAGTATTGGAGCAGATTCATTTAACCCGGTGCGAGATCTGCAGATAAACATGCTTGCCTCCATCAGAAAAGCCATTTCTATCTCTCTGGATATTCACACGGAAAATCCTAAATCCTCTGGTGGATTTATCAGACACTATGAAGTACCGGAAATAATTAGGAAAGCTTGTCCAGTTTACCTTAAAACAGGTGGGGCGGTGGCTGCCCATCATGGATATGATACCACTCGTAAAGAAGCAGCAGAACGTGCAAGGCAAGTTTTACTTGTTCAGAACATGATCAACCGGTACT